One genomic region from uncultured Subdoligranulum sp. encodes:
- a CDS encoding ABC transporter permease has protein sequence MMRSLRAEWQKAKRRHDLLACLLLPLAVLLWAWYAAPDGSDSMASGYHALLYSVPIMNTVLLPIGMAMLASCLWDVEVKGNFPKLLYTLQSRQSLFAAKSLLGAGEIFLIVLLELLGIVCLGLRNGYQDTPSAGQLLYLFLCTGTVSLMLFFSELMLTVLLANPLPALCTGIAGALIGLFAAFMPPVFCYFIPWSYCIPLGSYRLASWDPDTRIVVYDIRGFNIPLLVWCIFLGFLFFRITWHAIRTKEV, from the coding sequence ATGATGCGCAGCCTTCGCGCCGAATGGCAAAAAGCAAAGCGGCGGCACGATCTGCTGGCCTGCCTGCTTCTTCCGCTGGCGGTGCTGCTCTGGGCCTGGTATGCGGCTCCCGACGGCAGCGATTCCATGGCCAGCGGCTACCACGCCCTGCTGTATTCCGTCCCCATCATGAACACCGTGTTATTGCCCATTGGTATGGCCATGCTGGCCAGCTGTCTGTGGGATGTAGAGGTCAAAGGCAATTTTCCCAAACTGCTTTATACGTTGCAGAGCCGGCAAAGCCTGTTTGCCGCCAAATCGCTGCTTGGCGCCGGGGAGATTTTTCTGATTGTGCTGCTGGAACTGCTGGGTATCGTTTGCCTTGGCCTCCGCAACGGCTATCAGGACACACCCTCTGCCGGCCAGCTCCTGTATCTGTTCCTCTGCACCGGCACGGTCAGCCTGATGCTGTTCTTTTCGGAGTTGATGCTGACCGTACTGCTTGCCAATCCCCTGCCTGCACTCTGTACGGGCATTGCCGGTGCCCTGATCGGACTGTTTGCCGCTTTCATGCCCCCGGTTTTCTGCTATTTTATCCCCTGGAGTTACTGTATTCCGCTGGGCAGTTACCGCCTCGCCTCCTGGGATCCCGACACCCGAATTGTGGTCTATGACATCCGCGGTTTCAACATTCCGCTGCTGGTATGGTGTATTTTTCTGGGTTTTCTCTTTTTCCGGATAACCTGGCACGCCATTCGTACAAAGGAGGTATAA
- a CDS encoding ABC transporter permease, translating to MFLRCIRAENRKLHASPIWFLFFLLPVLSAAYGTVNYLGNLGILSVSWYALWTQHTLFYSLFFFPAMVAIYASYLWRLEHLGHNWNLIMAVPVRPFALFFSKFVIVFKLVVLTQLFIFFLYCFCGKVFASLPGWPPIETLVFLLRGALGGLSVIALQLLLSMMIRSFAVPVFLSLFGGIIGMLAVSQGHGLYWPYALMQYGMNSNRSEDLLAGNYLPFFASCLVWLLLIFTIANMLLTRRDVKG from the coding sequence ATGTTTCTTCGCTGCATCCGAGCGGAAAACCGAAAACTGCACGCCTCTCCCATCTGGTTTCTCTTTTTTCTGCTGCCGGTTCTGTCCGCTGCCTACGGCACCGTAAACTACCTGGGCAACCTCGGCATCCTCAGCGTAAGCTGGTACGCTCTGTGGACACAGCACACCCTTTTCTACTCCCTTTTCTTTTTCCCGGCCATGGTGGCAATCTATGCCTCCTATCTTTGGCGCCTGGAGCATCTGGGGCACAACTGGAATCTCATTATGGCCGTGCCGGTACGCCCTTTTGCCCTGTTTTTCTCCAAATTCGTCATTGTCTTCAAGCTGGTTGTACTGACCCAACTTTTCATTTTCTTTCTGTATTGCTTCTGTGGAAAAGTCTTTGCCTCCCTGCCCGGTTGGCCGCCGATAGAAACACTGGTGTTCCTGCTGCGCGGCGCCCTGGGTGGGCTCAGTGTCATCGCACTGCAGCTGCTGTTGTCCATGATGATCCGCAGCTTTGCCGTTCCGGTTTTTCTCTCCCTGTTCGGCGGGATCATCGGTATGCTGGCGGTCAGCCAGGGCCACGGACTGTACTGGCCCTACGCGCTGATGCAGTATGGTATGAATTCCAACCGAAGTGAGGACCTTCTGGCAGGAAATTATCTCCCGTTTTTCGCCTCCTGCCTGGTCTGGCTTTTGCTTATTTTCACGATTGCCAATATGCTGCTGACGCGGCGGGATGTGAAAGGTTAA